From Herbiconiux flava, one genomic window encodes:
- a CDS encoding alpha/beta hydrolase: MSTLTTAERDEISRANDSGLQPVVFVHGLWLLSSSWDRWRSLFEDQGFTTIAPGWPDDPGSVEEARRNPEVFAHKMVKQVTDHYLEAIDGLTIAPAVVGHSFGGLIAQKIAGTGASTATVAIDPAPFQGVLPLPLSSLKSASAVLGNPLNFGRAVALTLEEFRFGWANALDEDEAEELWTTYHVAASGVPLFQAATANFNPLTETKVDTKNPARGPLLIVSGEKDNTVPRAITDAVYRLQQKNPGLTEFIEIPNRGHSLTIDSGWRTVADEVLAFLERQTAIG, from the coding sequence ATGAGCACCCTCACCACCGCGGAACGCGACGAGATCTCCCGAGCGAACGACTCGGGCCTGCAGCCCGTCGTCTTCGTGCACGGTCTGTGGCTGCTCTCCAGCAGCTGGGACCGCTGGCGCAGCCTCTTCGAGGACCAGGGGTTCACGACCATCGCGCCCGGCTGGCCCGACGACCCGGGCAGCGTCGAGGAGGCCCGACGGAACCCCGAGGTGTTCGCGCACAAGATGGTGAAGCAGGTGACCGACCACTACCTGGAGGCGATCGACGGGCTCACCATCGCCCCCGCGGTCGTCGGCCACTCCTTCGGGGGCCTGATCGCGCAGAAGATCGCCGGCACGGGGGCGTCGACGGCCACCGTCGCCATCGATCCCGCACCCTTCCAGGGGGTGCTTCCGCTGCCCCTGTCGTCGCTGAAGTCGGCCTCGGCCGTGCTCGGCAACCCGCTCAACTTCGGCCGAGCGGTCGCGCTCACCCTGGAGGAGTTCCGCTTCGGCTGGGCCAACGCGCTCGACGAGGACGAGGCCGAGGAACTCTGGACGACCTACCACGTCGCCGCCTCGGGCGTGCCGCTCTTCCAGGCGGCTACGGCGAACTTCAACCCCCTCACCGAGACCAAGGTCGACACGAAGAATCCGGCCCGCGGCCCGCTGCTGATCGTCTCGGGCGAGAAGGACAACACGGTGCCCCGCGCCATCACCGATGCCGTGTACCGGCTGCAGCAGAAGAACCCCGGGCTGACGGAGTTCATCGAGATCCCGAACCGCGGCCACTCGCTCACGATCGACTCCGGTTGGCGTACGGTCGCCGACGAGGTGCTGGCCTTTCTCGAGCGGCAGACCGCGATCGGGTGA
- a CDS encoding MarR family winged helix-turn-helix transcriptional regulator, giving the protein MTNHAGSDRAEIAARLAVAVGRLNRRIRPAGELTPGQVSALSIIVRQGPIRPGDIARAERVAAPTITRLLTELENRALITRSADPDDGRSFFVSATEAGTVAIATARRQRAERVLALFDELDTDQIERLGEALDALELVADSTTAD; this is encoded by the coding sequence ATGACGAACCACGCCGGCTCCGACCGAGCCGAGATCGCCGCGCGACTCGCGGTCGCCGTCGGGCGACTCAACCGCCGCATCCGCCCCGCCGGCGAGCTCACGCCCGGCCAGGTCTCGGCGCTGTCGATCATCGTGCGCCAGGGCCCGATCCGGCCCGGCGACATCGCGCGCGCCGAGCGGGTCGCGGCGCCGACGATCACGCGGCTGCTCACCGAGCTCGAGAACCGCGCCCTGATCACCCGGAGCGCCGACCCCGACGACGGCCGCTCGTTCTTCGTCAGCGCCACCGAGGCCGGCACGGTCGCCATCGCCACCGCGCGCCGCCAGCGCGCCGAGCGGGTGCTCGCGCTGTTCGACGAGCTCGACACCGATCAGATCGAACGTCTCGGCGAGGCGCTCGACGCGCTCGAGCTCGTGGCCGACAGCACCACCGCCGACTAG
- a CDS encoding fumarylacetoacetate hydrolase family protein, giving the protein MKIARFSHQGAITFGILDESDAGVAELVVLNGDPMFAGFDTTGERVPLADATLLAPVIPRSKVIGIGKNYLDHVAEMGTGSAPAEPLMFLKPNTSVIGPGDRIVRPAQSSRVDFEGELAVVIGSIAKNVRVADAASVIFGYTIANDVTARDLQKSDGQWTRAKGFDTFCPIGPVIETEFDLAAATVETRLNGVLAQSAPVTDMIHSVAEIVAYASSVFTLLPGDVILTGTPAGVAAIEAGDTVEIEIAGIGVLSNPVL; this is encoded by the coding sequence ATGAAGATCGCACGGTTCAGTCACCAGGGCGCCATCACCTTCGGCATCCTCGACGAGAGCGACGCGGGGGTGGCCGAGCTCGTCGTGCTGAACGGCGACCCGATGTTCGCCGGCTTCGACACGACGGGGGAGCGCGTGCCGCTCGCCGACGCCACGCTGCTGGCCCCGGTCATCCCGCGCTCGAAGGTGATCGGCATCGGCAAGAACTACCTCGACCACGTCGCCGAGATGGGCACCGGGTCGGCACCGGCCGAGCCGCTGATGTTCCTGAAGCCGAACACCTCGGTGATCGGCCCGGGCGACCGCATCGTGCGGCCGGCCCAGTCGAGCCGGGTCGACTTCGAGGGCGAGCTCGCGGTCGTCATCGGCAGCATCGCGAAGAACGTGCGGGTGGCCGACGCCGCGAGCGTGATCTTCGGCTACACGATCGCCAACGACGTCACCGCCCGCGACCTGCAGAAGAGCGACGGGCAGTGGACCAGGGCGAAGGGCTTCGACACCTTCTGCCCGATCGGGCCCGTGATCGAGACCGAGTTCGACCTCGCCGCGGCGACGGTCGAGACGCGGCTGAACGGGGTGCTGGCGCAGAGCGCGCCGGTGACCGACATGATCCACTCGGTGGCCGAGATCGTCGCCTACGCCTCGTCGGTGTTCACGCTGCTGCCGGGTGACGTCATCCTCACGGGCACCCCGGCGGGCGTCGCGGCGATCGAGGCCGGCGACACGGTCGAGATCGAGATCGCCGGCATCGGGGTGCTGTCGAACCCGGTGCTCTAG
- a CDS encoding branched-chain amino acid aminotransferase: MTIAESSTFPLKFELTPSQAARDEAEREVILADPGFGKHFTDHMVKIDWTIEDGWHDAEVIPYGPLMLDPSAAVLHYAQEIFEGLKAYRHADGSIWTFRPGKNAERLQRSARRLALPELATEDFIESLKQLVAVDGSWVPSAPETSLYIRPFMIANESFLGVRPSQRVAYYVIASPAGAYFHGGVAPVSIWLSTEYSRAGRGGTGAAKCGGNYAASLLPQQEAYENGCAQVLFLDGETGRHIDELGGMNIFFVHDGGTKLVTPRLTGTILEGITRDSIIQLAKDRGMTVQERDVTVEEWRQGVADGSITEVFACGTAAVITPISALKSVDGVIGDENAPAGELTMSIRQELTDIQYGRVADRHGWLTRLDA; this comes from the coding sequence ATGACCATCGCAGAGTCCTCCACCTTCCCCCTGAAGTTCGAGCTCACGCCCTCGCAGGCGGCTCGGGACGAGGCGGAGCGGGAGGTCATCCTCGCCGACCCCGGGTTCGGCAAGCACTTCACCGACCACATGGTCAAGATCGACTGGACCATCGAGGACGGCTGGCACGACGCCGAGGTCATCCCCTACGGCCCGCTGATGCTCGACCCCTCGGCCGCGGTGCTGCACTACGCGCAGGAGATCTTCGAGGGCCTGAAGGCCTACCGTCACGCCGACGGCTCGATCTGGACGTTCCGGCCGGGCAAGAACGCGGAGCGGCTGCAGCGCTCCGCCCGGCGGCTCGCGCTGCCCGAGCTCGCCACCGAGGACTTCATCGAGTCGCTGAAGCAGCTCGTGGCCGTCGACGGCTCGTGGGTGCCGAGCGCGCCCGAGACGAGCCTGTACATCCGACCGTTCATGATCGCGAACGAGTCGTTCCTCGGCGTGCGGCCCTCGCAGCGGGTGGCGTACTACGTGATCGCCAGCCCGGCGGGGGCCTACTTCCACGGGGGAGTCGCCCCGGTGTCGATCTGGCTCTCGACCGAGTACTCGCGCGCCGGCCGCGGCGGCACGGGTGCGGCCAAGTGCGGCGGCAACTACGCCGCCTCGCTGCTGCCGCAGCAGGAGGCCTATGAGAACGGATGCGCGCAGGTGCTCTTCCTCGACGGGGAGACCGGCCGGCACATCGACGAGCTCGGCGGCATGAACATCTTCTTCGTGCATGACGGCGGCACGAAGCTCGTCACCCCGCGACTGACCGGCACCATCCTCGAGGGCATCACCCGCGACAGCATCATCCAGCTCGCGAAGGACCGCGGGATGACGGTTCAGGAGCGCGACGTGACCGTCGAGGAGTGGCGCCAGGGGGTCGCCGACGGGTCGATCACCGAGGTGTTCGCCTGCGGCACCGCCGCCGTCATCACGCCGATCTCGGCGCTGAAGTCGGTCGACGGCGTGATCGGCGACGAGAACGCGCCGGCCGGTGAGCTGACCATGTCGATCCGCCAGGAGCTGACCGACATCCAGTACGGCCGCGTCGCCGACCGCCACGGCTGGCTGACTAGGCTCGACGCATGA
- a CDS encoding 3-isopropylmalate dehydrogenase, which yields MERTIKLALIPGDGIGPEVVAEAVKVLDAVAPGAGVEFEKTHFSLGAARFLETGDVLTDDDLAAIAAHDVILLGAVGGVPGDPRLKNANIERGLLLKLRFSLDHYVNLRPTVIYPGVPSPLAEHGDVDFVVVREGTEGPYVGNGGAIRTGTPHEIANEVSINTAYGVERVVRDAFARASARRNKLTLVHKTNVLTFAGGLWKRVVDEVGATFPEVAVDYLHVDAATIFLVTDPARFDVIVTDNLFGDILTDLAGAISGGIGLAASGNINPDGAFPSMFEPVHGSAPDIAGQQKADPTAAILSAALLLDHLALTDAADRVRTAVVADIASRDGRPARTTAEIGDAVVAALGA from the coding sequence ATGGAACGAACCATCAAGCTCGCGCTCATCCCCGGTGACGGCATCGGGCCGGAGGTCGTCGCCGAGGCCGTCAAGGTGCTCGACGCGGTCGCGCCCGGCGCAGGCGTGGAGTTCGAGAAGACCCACTTCTCGCTCGGGGCCGCCCGCTTCCTCGAGACGGGCGACGTGCTCACCGACGACGACCTGGCCGCCATCGCGGCGCACGACGTCATCCTGCTGGGTGCCGTCGGCGGCGTGCCCGGCGACCCCCGCCTGAAGAACGCGAACATCGAGCGGGGCCTGCTGCTGAAGCTGCGCTTCTCGCTCGACCACTACGTGAACCTGCGCCCCACCGTCATCTACCCGGGTGTTCCCTCGCCGCTCGCCGAGCACGGCGACGTCGACTTCGTCGTCGTACGGGAGGGCACCGAGGGCCCGTACGTCGGCAACGGCGGCGCCATCCGCACCGGCACGCCGCACGAGATCGCCAACGAGGTGTCGATCAACACCGCCTACGGGGTCGAGCGGGTCGTCCGCGACGCGTTCGCGCGAGCATCCGCTCGTCGCAACAAGCTGACGCTCGTGCACAAGACCAACGTGCTCACCTTCGCGGGCGGGCTCTGGAAGCGCGTCGTCGACGAGGTGGGGGCCACCTTCCCAGAAGTGGCCGTCGACTACCTCCACGTCGACGCCGCGACCATCTTCCTGGTCACCGACCCTGCTAGATTCGATGTCATCGTCACGGACAACCTCTTCGGCGACATCCTCACCGATCTGGCCGGCGCGATCAGCGGCGGCATCGGCCTGGCGGCCTCGGGCAACATCAACCCCGACGGCGCGTTCCCCTCGATGTTCGAGCCGGTCCACGGATCCGCGCCGGACATCGCCGGCCAGCAGAAGGCCGACCCCACCGCCGCGATCCTCTCGGCGGCGCTGCTGCTCGACCACCTCGCTCTGACGGATGCGGCCGACCGCGTGCGCACCGCCGTGGTCGCCGACATCGCCTCCCGGGACGGCCGGCCTGCGCGCACGACCGCGGAGATCGGCGACGCGGTGGTGGCGGCCCTCGGCGCCTGA